In a single window of the Cervus elaphus chromosome 1, mCerEla1.1, whole genome shotgun sequence genome:
- the LRRC51 gene encoding leucine-rich repeat-containing protein 51 isoform X1, whose translation MNKRNYMNTSVQEPPLDYSFRSIHVTQAHSVPTDLLSEEPRTGLRPVRHARSGKSMTQSLRLNNNVLTDLRDFNHAVSQLLEHPENLAWIDLSFNDLTSIDPVLTTFFNLSVLYLHGNSIQRLGEVNKLAVLPRLRSLTLHGNPIEEEKGYRQYVLCTLPHITTFDFSGVTKADRTTAEVWKRMNIKPKKVRIKHNAL comes from the exons ATGAACAAACGGAACTATATGAACACTTCGGTGCAAGAGCCCCCTCTTGACTACTCCTTCCGAAGCATCCACGTGACCCAAG CTCACTCTGTGCCCACAGATCTGTTAAGCGAGGAGCCCCGGACAGGGCTACGACCAGTAAGGCACGCGAGGTCGGGGAAGTCAATGACCCAGTCCCTGCGGTTAAACAACAATGTCCTCACTGACCTGAGAGACTTCAACCATGCAGTTTCACAGCTCCTGGAGCATCCAGAGAACCTGGCCTGGATCGACCTGTCCTTCAATGACCTGACTTCCATTGATCCT GTCCTGACAACTTTCTTCAACCTGAGTGTCCTCTATCTCCATGGCAACAGCATCCAGCGCCTTGGAGAAGTGAACAAGCTGGCTGTCCTCCCTCGGCTCCGGAGCCTGACCCTGCACGGGAACCCCattgaagaggagaaggggtatAG GCAATATGTGCTGTGCACCCTGCCCCATATCACCACGTTCGACTTCAGTGGGGTCACCAAAGCAGACCGCACAACGGCTGAAGTGTGGAAACGCATGAACATCAAACC
- the LRRC51 gene encoding leucine-rich repeat-containing protein 51 isoform X2 produces the protein MNKRNYMNTSVQEPPLDYSFRSIHVTQDLLSEEPRTGLRPVRHARSGKSMTQSLRLNNNVLTDLRDFNHAVSQLLEHPENLAWIDLSFNDLTSIDPVLTTFFNLSVLYLHGNSIQRLGEVNKLAVLPRLRSLTLHGNPIEEEKGYRQYVLCTLPHITTFDFSGVTKADRTTAEVWKRMNIKPKKVRIKHNAL, from the exons ATGAACAAACGGAACTATATGAACACTTCGGTGCAAGAGCCCCCTCTTGACTACTCCTTCCGAAGCATCCACGTGACCCAAG ATCTGTTAAGCGAGGAGCCCCGGACAGGGCTACGACCAGTAAGGCACGCGAGGTCGGGGAAGTCAATGACCCAGTCCCTGCGGTTAAACAACAATGTCCTCACTGACCTGAGAGACTTCAACCATGCAGTTTCACAGCTCCTGGAGCATCCAGAGAACCTGGCCTGGATCGACCTGTCCTTCAATGACCTGACTTCCATTGATCCT GTCCTGACAACTTTCTTCAACCTGAGTGTCCTCTATCTCCATGGCAACAGCATCCAGCGCCTTGGAGAAGTGAACAAGCTGGCTGTCCTCCCTCGGCTCCGGAGCCTGACCCTGCACGGGAACCCCattgaagaggagaaggggtatAG GCAATATGTGCTGTGCACCCTGCCCCATATCACCACGTTCGACTTCAGTGGGGTCACCAAAGCAGACCGCACAACGGCTGAAGTGTGGAAACGCATGAACATCAAACC